Within Spinacia oleracea cultivar Varoflay chromosome 4, BTI_SOV_V1, whole genome shotgun sequence, the genomic segment ttatgatttgtgaatttgtgaattGTAATATGTTGATAATTTGtgatttgtgaatttgtgaattgtaatatgttgataatttgtgaattgtgatatttacatattatttgtgaattgtgatatttgtgaattgtgatatttGGGAATTTGTGAGgaattgaattgttgaattgaattgaattgttgacgaattaggaattgaattgttgacgaattagaaattgaattgaatttgtgaggaattgaattgttgaattgaattgaattgttgagGAATTATTGTtgtgttgaattgaattgctgaggaattaggaatttgttgattttgatatttaaatagttgaattaggaatttgttgattttgatatttaaatagttgaattaggaatttgttgattttgatattTAAATAGTTGAATTAGGAATTTGTTGATTTAGGAATTTGTTGATTTAGGATTTATATATTGTTTCAATGTTAAGTACTTGATTGTATTTGTGACTTAATTTTCAGAATGAAAAGGAAGAAAACACAGGATATTTCTagtttttttcttaaaaaaatgcCTCCTCCACAAAATGTTAATATGAATGATATAATAAATAGATATCAAAACATGAAAAGCCGTATAGAGCAATTGTAATTTTGAAGTTTGGTTGtaatattccaaaagtaacaaGTATTAATATACTTGTTATTTTTGGaatattttttcttaagtataggagtaatatatattttttttaatttaaacattAATTTATGATTGTATGGTGAGCGGCGTAGAATGGTGACCAACCATCCGTGAAATCCTGGCTCCGCCACTACTCACAACATATATTGTCCCACATTGAGGAAACAAAGAAAGATGTAAAATGGACTAACTTTCCAGTAAAAAGTGTTGCTCAAACTCCAAACTAAAAGATGATCTACTAGCTGTACCTGTAATGAAGCTTCACGTGAAATAAGAGCACAAATAATAGTACTCCGTAGGAATTTGACACTATATACCACTAGTTGAGGTCAAATGCATGATGATGCATGCATGTGTATCTTGCACCACTTCAATTTTTTATATGCACGTATTATGCTAACAACTGAAACTCCTCATATGATCTCAGATCTGCATATGCATGCATGGTTACATTCGACTTCTCAATATCACGAAAGGTGAAAAATAACATTCAATTTATCGGACAAATTGAAGTACACTGACTTGGGCTAGCTCACAACTTGCTAGAACAAAGGGTTGGGTCAGGAAGGGGTTTAAAGGCAACGGACAATTTCAAGTATGCATGCCCTTAAGGTTAATTAATAAGCTCATTGATCCACgatctaagtctatgattaatTACTTTGAGATCCATGATAACCAGTGTTAATAATTGGCCGAGCATGATTTGTGAGCTACATTACCTTTCATCTTTATGAGAACCGAGATATggaataaaaaatttaggagGAGGAACGATCCTTATTAATCCTGAGAATTTGAGATTGTATTTCCTATGTTTTCAACTTCAAATGAACAATGTAGAGCTatcattgtatttttttttttaacaaaattaCCAATTCAATTGTCACATTTTCACCTTTTACATGGACTTTTCCCCCTTCTAaaattatttcagttaattatAACAACTTACTTGAACGCAATGAAGTGTTCTACATACCAAGTACATATAATTATTTGTATCACACTCTGTAGTTCTTATTATAACTTAGGCTCTTTGGTTCAACTAAATTTGACTTATATATGAACTAAcatgaacttatttttgctgaaaaaaacttatttgtgtgtttaaattatctgaaaaaacttatttttgctgaaatgAACTTAGTCGACCTTATTATGTTGacacaagtcaaaataagttgaaatAAACAGACCCTTATCGACTCTTTGAAAATACGCCTTGGCATATTTTAAGGCAAGAAACTCTATGCATGTTTGATCAGGGATGAAAACAAGCCGATCTAATATGAGTTTGACCATATTGAAGCTAATTTGATATTTGTTACCAACAATGGAGGAGGGTTACCAACAAGCTTGAAAATTCACTTCATATATTCTTCGGGATTGCCCACAAGCAAGAGATGTTTGGGATTTATTCAATGTTTCTGGAGCCTTTTTCACTGATTCACTCACAACTTTGCTTACTTCGAACCTCACATTAAAACCAAGCAATGACCCAGACACTATTCTTCTACCTTGGCTAACTCTATCCTCCTTTTCCTTGTGGAAAATCTGGAAATCAGAGTGTTTTCGCCAACAAAAAAACCCCACCACAGAGACGCTTTCTTGAATCTCGGGCTTTAACTTGGGAATATCACTCCTCAAGAAGCTACTCCTCTGTCACCCAGTCTGTTTTAGCTTCTCCCCCTACTGAATGGACCCCACCCTCTTGGATTAAAATTAATTGTGACACCTCGTTTAAAAGCTATGATGATTATGTGGGTGGGTAGCAGGTCTTGTCATGGACTGTAATGGACTATATGTGGAGAACAAGTTATGGGATAAGATGCAGACTGCAAACATGCCTTATAGGTGAGCTGAAAGCAATTCATATGGCCTTGCTACATGTCGAGAAGAAACAATGGGCAAATTGCATCATAAGCTCAGATCCAAAACAAGCCGTGAACTATTCCTCCAAGAGACATGAGATAGGGATGTTAACTATTTGATTGTAACTCAGTGCAGGGACCTAATTCATAGACTCAAGGGACTAAAGTTGTAGTTTGAAGGCAGAGAAGGCTACAAAGTAGCGGATAAAATGTCAAAACATATTAGCTAGGACTATGAAATGTGTAACAAACTATGTTTATTTGTGGGATTCACCACCGGATTATTTAATTGATGTAATTTTAGAGGATAAACCTCTTTGACACtttaatttgaaatgaaaatgtCCTTGCTTGCATCTAAAAAATGGAGGAGGGTTATTCATGTTGACAAGTATGAGCTCATTGCTTCCCCCCAAAAGATGCATTCCATAAAATGGATGTATGTTTTGGAATCATGTAAATATTTTAGGTCActaagaacaaaaatacaagTCACAATAAAATCAGTCAGTTGAACAAGGTGCCCAAACGACCATATGCAACTGTTGGGGATAAAAACATTAAATTAATGACCCTAACATCTGTACAGTAACAGAGAAAAAGGCCATTATACAACTCTACCTTCTTGGCCGATGCAACTAAATcaagattaaaattaattaaattagacaCTACTCCTACTAGTACTAGTACTAAAGTAGAATGATTAAATTTAAGTGTTAGTATAAACAAACactaaattaaaataagaaatcTGATTAAAAGGAATAAAGTGAGAAATTTTAAGATTTTTTATGTGTGGGCTTCTCACTTGTTCTGACACtacccttctctctcctctctccacTCAAGGtgtaattttgtttgttttatggGTGTTTAACACCCATTTTTCAGCTTGGTTGGCCACTTTCTCACTCCCCCATTCCCACTCTATTTctccctctctttttttctcTCCTGGAAAACAGAGTATAACAGGGGAAAACAGATTAAGAGAGAGACTTGAAAACAACACACTATGGATCCGTTAACCTACTTCAAGCTCAACTTCATCCTCAACCTTGCTCTCCTGCCACTCGTTCTTACAGGTATTGTTTCATTATCTGGGTTTACTTAATTTTTCTGTCTTTTCCTTCACATGAACTTAAAAATGCAATTTTTACATCATTTACCCTTTGACATTAGTATTATTATACACTCTGGATATACCTAGCTCTAGATAAGCCAACGGCTATTGTTTTTCTCACCCGAATAAGTAAATATAGGTACATTTACATATAATGGATTTTACAATATCTCAAAAACTGACATAAGTTGTACATTTTGCAATTTGGAATTACTAGGTGTATCAGGAGCAACCTTCACATTCGTCAACAAATGTGAAAACACAGTATGGCCCGGAATACTTGCCAATGCAGGTACCCCAAATCTGGATTCCACCGGTTTCGAACTCCCGACGGCAACATCCCGGTCTTTCCAAGCCCCAACCGGTTGGTCTGGTAGATTCTGGGGCCGTACTGGCTGCAATTTTGCAGACTCCGAACTAGGCTACTGCGCAACCGGAGACTGCGGCTCCGGCAGTGTCGAGTGTAACGGAGCCGGTGCCGAGCCTCCAGCAACCCTAGCCGAGTTCACCCTTGGCTCAGGTAGTCAAGATTTTTATGACGTCAGCCTAGTTGACGGCTATAATCTACCCATTTTGGTTGAAGTAAGTGGTGGGTCCGGTTTATGCGCTGCAACCGGGTGTGTGGTTGATCTGAACCAGGTTTGCCCGGCTGAGCTGAAAGTAGGGAACGGTGACGCGTGTAGGAGCGCGTGTGAGGCTTTTAGAAGTCCGGAGTATTGTTGCAGTGGCGCGTATGGTTCACCGTCTACGTGTAAGCCGACGGTGTACTCCCAGATGTTTAAAATGGCGTGTCCGAGGTCTTACAGTTATGCATATGATGATCCTACTAGCACTTTCACTTGCAGTGGAGCTGATTATACCATCACCTTTTGCCCCTCTACTCCAAGGTATAAATACTTGTACTAGCAAAGTTTACCTCATTTTTTTTAGCTTTTTTAACAGATTTTTGTGCATGAATTGATTTATTTGCCTTCTGTTCTTGTAATTACTGTTTCTGTTGCATTTTTCAAAGATTAGGAAGTTCAATTTTGCCAAATATTACCCCGTACTATCAATGAGATGGGATTACATTTTCTGTGGTTGTGAATTGTGAGTCTAAAGCTGGCACAAACAAAATAATACTGTGCTCCCCAATAATGGTAGGAAACTAAAATGATTGTACACTGTAATAGGACAAATGGGTCGAGTCATATCGGGTTTGGGCATATCTTTACAGAGTTATTTTGGATTTAAGTGTCTCTACTTCAAAAACTGAGGATTGGGCCTGGGTCGTGTTGTCATGTCGAATCAAATACGGAGGAAGCGGTGTTGATATTTGCTGTTTATGACTCTTTAGAGTAGTGTTTTAATCAATTAAGATCTCTAATTTCATGTGTATACAAAGTTGATAtctaaatatattttgaaacAAATTTAACAAAATCTACGGGAATACATTTTACATCCACACATAACTGCATTTAGTCTTACCGAGTACAAATAGAGATTTACATACTTTTATATaaagcggtcttacacaaaataccacattggtgtcatataagttaatcaCTTAAACTAATTAAGTTaatcactgaaactaattagttaatcactgAAATCAATTACTTAagcaattaaactaattagttaagcactagaactagttagttaagcaataaaaccaattagttaagcaataaaaccaattagttaaataatcaaagtggtctttccggtaaggcagTCTTACACAACCGTTGCCAATATAGATTAGTGGGACTTGATGGTCTAAAGTTTATAAAGATTGAATATAAGGAAATGGGAAACAATAATAAGGCAATCTATAGAGGATGGATGAATTATTACGTATAGTTTGCAAAAGATGAATCGACATGAAAAAATACCCTACCTAGTACCTACACAGCTACACTGCTACAAGGTTACAAGATTACAAAGTTTAATTTCTGACAACATATAATGAATGAATGAAATGAGTTAATTAATGTATTCGTGTTGTATTTGTCAACAGTCAAAAATCTACGCCTACTGCCACTCCAGTAACAACTCCAGTGACAACGACACCACCAATTTTATCCGGGTCAGATCCGATGGACTCATCATCAAATGGAGCAGGAGGAGACATGTCATACGGGTCAGCTTCTGAGGGTGTGCCAGGAATGGTAACTGGACCCGGAACTACAACCTCAGCAATGGTAGCTGATGGATCATGGTTAGCTGGCTTAGCCATGGGAGACTCACTTTGTTTACAACCCACGTTACTAACACCCTTTGTCTTTgcaattttctctctcatcttcttcttctctctgtAGTGAAATTACTACTAAGGGATCGAGGTGTCGATCATGTGTGCAATGAGTAATGTCTTTCATATTTTCCAGTCTAGCATTTCATCGAACAGCATGCAGGCAAAGCCGAAAAAGGAAAGCTGAAGATTCGCCGAAAAGACAATTAAAAATTGCTGTTTAATTGGGATTAGGATATAATTAATTAGGTTGATATTATGAACTCTTTTAGTGTGAAATTGTACAGAAAAAGGGTTGGCGGGGTTGTAGGAGGGATCTTAATTGCGGGTTTTGCAAGATTGCAGTTTGTTTTCTGCCAGCAATGGCCAATGGGGATTGtaattttgttgttgaatttgtCTTTTAAACATTAATATGATTCATATTTATGGCTTTTTGGTAGAATTTCAAACGATGAAGTCATCTTAAAATAATGATCGATCAATGGGAATCTGCTTAAAGATCTTCGAATACATCAAGGAACAAAAAGTTGTTCGTCATACTGCTTTTGACTTATGGTCTTGTAATCTAATCATTATCACAGCTAATTAATTGGATGTCTTTAGCCTTTGTTTATGGCTTTAATTGTGCCTCGAAAGCTAATCAAGGGTGTTCAAGTTCTACCTAAGTGGAAAACTACTTCCTAATATTACCAGTTGATTTTATTGCAATATTTCAATTGGATTTATAAGTAGACCGAACCCCTTCCCTTACCGAATGCCTATAAAGCCAAGTTTTCATTACTGCCGACAAGAAGGTGGGGCAACAATGTTGTCTATATACAACAACAAAATTGCAGAATCTCTATGTTGTTATTGACTTGGGGTAAAACTTGGTTTGACAAATTTCTACAAACTCAATACGTATCAAACTCTACGTACAGTACAGGTACAGCAACAATGTTGCAACTTGCTAGGATCGATGTTGCATACTCTCTCTGTTTTGAAATAATGGGGACAACTTACCTTTTCACGTTTATCGATGTAAATGTttggacattaatatctctaattttgtatttgtaaaaaatataaaaaactgATATTTCGAAAGTACAtatcgagacgaatcaaacaagatctcacacgactatatttttccttacccataaatcacaaatgatagtcaaattgaaatttgtgaatagtgtcaaaagtcaaagtaGCACAAAGTACGAAGTACATGCATTTGCCTTCCGTCATGGTAAATTTTTAGGATTAACATCTTTCCCTAGAATGTCCCAACTAATTTAAGCGTTTGAGTTTATGTATGGCATGTTAGAAATAGTTACACGGGATGAAGAATTAGGGTCGTGATTATCATTGTCCTTATATTAGCCTCCACTATTTCTTGCTATGGGTTACCGGCTAAGATATTTCCAAGATTTCCCTAAACTGAGATTGATTGTAGCAAAGCAATAATCTCCATATGAACGTAAAAGCAGTTTGTGAGATAGAGAGGAAGAAAATAAGATAAAGATTAATGAGAACAGTTAGGAATATAAATAGCCAGAGAAACTGACTTGAAACAACAAAATTGTTCAAAACAAAGAGATAAGATTAAGAGAGAGTTAATTAACCTCTAATTATATGATTAACCAAAAACGTAATTAAATATTAACTAATACTATAAATTAAGGCGCACGCTCGCGCCTCGTGCTAAGTGATAATCTTGATTATCAAACGAAATTCTAATCCGACAAAACCACGATCATTGTAGATGAGATCTGACAATGATAAATACCCCTTTCACATCGTTATTTGATACAACCTTCAACGAAGGGGTCTTTCAATCTGTTGTAGCTTTGAGATTGAATTAAATTCGACTCAATTGATTGTAGACGTAGGACTGACATCCGTTGTAATGCCGCACAAAATCTTCATCAATAAATCAACTTTTCATGCGAAATTAAAATCATAGCCCCATTCTCTCACAAGGAGAGAgataaaatccaaaaaattgGTAGAGATAACCCAAGAAATGGGTAAAAATACTCTCCAGTGGGAAGAATGGAGCTTTTATTCCGAACATGGAATCAAAAGTCAGAAAAAACAGAAAAGAGGGTTTACCTTGGTGTTTATTCGTGATTGTCATAAAGTTAttattatctttccaaaatagtccataaaagttaaaaagtcacataaaaatttagttgttatACACTTcatatgaacatttatttataaattaatgtgaagagttAAACCACAATTGGTGATGGTgattggttaagatggtaatgagagttatgattgaaggaaataatgcccttggtccaagtatgcatttaatgttaagtctaatgaatgcggttcagtattaattatacaagttaataattcagtgagatcaagtgaactgtatgcctagctagaggccgcttcagttcaagtggaattaataatattaatccacagcttactcttgattcaacccgtagggtcacacaaatagtacgtaaacggatcaagtatttaatggaattaaatactccatctatggatattcggaatcgacggatcttggttccagtgggagctgagatcgtcaaaggcaaatgatgaatactctggaaacgatgatattgtcggaaacggaaatatggatcgtatcggaaatataaatattatccaagtcgtagatgttgccggaaacggaaacatggtacgtatcggaaaatattatcgggaatggaaatactgtcagaatctgaaatattgccggaaacggaaatattgtcggaatcggaaatattatcggaatcggaaaataattccgaaaacggaaatattaaatatttgttcgaaacggaaatttattccggaatcggaaatattaaatattgttcgtatcggaaatgaattccggaatcggaaaattaatcggaagcgcgacgtacgaaataaacatcggacgagcttgctagacgcaaggcccaacacgaagctaggcccaatgcctagcgaagcccgcgcgcacaAGCACATAGGCGCAGCCCGCTGCGACCAAGCAAGCAAGCCCAGCCAAGCgagaagcaaggccaggcccacgagcaaggccagcaagctggcgcgcccttcgtgggctgcgagcagctgctgggccagctcagcgcgcgcgcacagcgcccttcatgggttgtgcgtgtgtgtttgtgtttgtgtacgaagccttgatcgattaggattcgtttagattaaattcctaaatctactagaaattaggtgattgaatttaagttaaattcagattagctaaattgattcctagtaggattctagaatccgatttccctaccctataaataggtgattatATTCAAAATTTATGGACaatctaattcaagtattcatataagtTTTAGGCTTATAACTCAGATTTTTATTTGctataaaatccgaaaattacatagaaccttaggtgcaattctagttaattaaatctaaggcggatccgagcgtgctgtggactatctacggagggacgacatttggagtcctagacttgttcttgttcggttcgcgcgcagctagggaaggcacgctacaaagtgtatgtgtcctaaattatgttaattgttatgtgacaattaatttggattcctggctttatggtttttccgcatgatttatattcaattatatgtatcataacctaacaatcatCCACATAGGGACTTTGCAAATTACTATTTAGTTTGTGAAAAGTTGGCAATTGTTACATAGGTGTTTAGTTATTGttgtaaattactaccttagccCTTTTTGGCCAATTAGTCACTAATTATATCATAATCAACAGTTAAtcaaaacaaaattaattttttttaattcctttaattaattaaaaatatttcataatcaaCCGTTAATCATCTTataatactttaattttttattattttattgattaTAGTATGATTAACGATTGATTATGGTATAATTAGTGACTAATTGGTCGGAATATGGGCTAAGGTAGTAATTGATAACAATAACTAAATACCTAAgtagtaattgacaaaattTTAACAAGTTAGGTAGTAATTTGCAAAGTCACTAAAGAGATATGTAGCAATTTGTAAAGTCACTAAATACGTATGTAGAATTTGCAAATTTTCCTTTAATATacaaaatcttatttttaatactcgcaacgtttgtgatttctacactattcacatattatactttgaccattgttggtgatttatacgtaagataaaacatagtcacgtgagatcttgttaaattcgttttaatgtgtattttcaaaatattaacttttataatttttgcttaaagagaattaaagatattaatgatcaaagttgtgcattgacatgcctgaaagtgacaaacgttgcgagtaaaaataaacggaggaagtactagtATAGATTATAGTTAACATTTGACAAATTTTCACCCGAAACACCACATCCCACCACTTTAGGGGTCGTTTGGTTGATCGTGGGTGGTAGAACTTCCTAAGAAGAAGATTTCTCATGTATAAGCATTTCAAAGGAAGTAGCTAAGGTTTGGTTAAACACGAGAAGTTTCACTAAACAATTTCCTTCATTTTGTAAGAATTAAAACTTTATAGAAAGTATGATTTTCCATGTTTTTTGAACCAAATAATACTCTAATCTTCCGCTTCCTAATAAAAATGATTTTCATATCAACCAAACCTAGTCATTAAACAACTGAATTAGTAGACATCCTTTCCAATCACGCCATTCTTAATAAATTAGTTATGACATTTGATATTTACATTTTCTAATACTTATCTTTATTATTTTGTCCAATTTCCATAATATTATAAGCCACAAAAACTGCGTCGCTACGGCGTTCAACTTTTAGCCAATGGCCTAGAAAACAGGAGGCGTTCAGCAGCTGTGCGCTGCAGCTTTAGACCATTCTCCTAGATGGCTAGCTACCTACCTAACTAACGCAATTCATCCACTAGTGAAGCCAAATCTTAAATTGTATAATCATGTCTTAATTTGTTTTCCAAGTGGGTATTACGAActtaatttaaacaaaactGAAAGGAAAAGGATCTTGTTTGCTTATTTGTCAAAAAGTTAATGCCCAATTGAAAAAAAGAAGTACTAGATTATGTGCAAATATGACGAAAGGAACCAAAAGATGTTTATTTGTAATCATTCTATTGGGATAATGTTAAATACGGGTCTGGGCCACACCCGTCATCAAGAGAGAATCTACTTAacaagtccaaaggaggttccaccttaaaactatatggcaataaggggagtagcccCATGGCCTTATTAAATGTTTAATACTCTtctcttttatcaatgtgggactctcaAACGTGATGTTTCACGGGTCAGATCTTAACAGATAAGTTTAAATACTCTTATTCATGGCTAATCCTACTCATAAAACCTCCAGTAACAACTTGGTTATATTATTATGTCATCTCGAGCAAAGACTGTGCATCTTAAGGTCTCCTTTAGCTCATCTTATTTGTCCTAATCTGATATgatttgatctgatctgaacttattttttctgatttgatCTAATATGAACTTACTTTTTTCGATCTAATATGATATGATCTGATTTTTCAGAATTaagatttaaataaaaatcaacaattattaatattaaacgctTTGTATGTAAAATAAATGTAATTCGAATTTATAACATTGTTATTAAAATTTTCACATTATTTATTTGATTGTGCTCATGATTTAAccattccttatattagatagacttAGATATGATCGAGATatatcggttatgatctagacatatcagttctggtctagacatgatctggacagatCGACTATGACATGTTCTCCACATATCATTTCTAATCTGGACATAATTGTACAAATTTATTCAGATGAGGACATGTCGGTTTGTTCTGAATATATGGTTTGACATGGACATGATTCAGACAGATCAGTTTTGATCTGAATATATGGGTTCTGATTTGGACACGTTCTGTATATATCAGTTTTTTTCTGTACATATTAGTTctgatttgaacatgatctggacatgatatggacCTGATCTGGACAGATCGATTATGATATTGACATGATCTACACAGACCAGTTCTAATCTGGATATGTTCTGTATATATCACTTTTGTTCTGTACATATGGGTATGATCTGAATATGATATGGGGACAGATCGTTTCTGATCCGGACATATGCaatttgatctggacatgatatggacAATCGGTTCTTATTTGGACAAGATTTGGACATATCGATTTTAATATGAATATACGAGTTCTGATTTGggcatgatctggacatattggTTCTGATCTAAACATGATTTGGATAGATCcgttctgatctgaacatattagttctgatctggacagatCGATTTTTAATGATACTAATCTGTACAGATTGATTCTAATCTATACAAATCGATTCTAATTTGGACATATCAATTCCgatctggacatatcggttTTGAGTTGGACTTGATTTGGGCAGATTTGTTCTCAGCTAGACATATCTGGACAGATCGGTTCTAAACTGGACATGAACTGGACAAACCGATTTTGATTTTGACATATAAGTTCTTATccggacatgatatgtacagataaTTCTAATCTATATAGATCGAATTTTGAACTGAATATATGGGTTATGATACGGACATATCAGATAGATAGATCGTTTATGATCTAGACATCGGAGTACTTTGCTGTGCATAAATTAAGAGGGA encodes:
- the LOC110775269 gene encoding thaumatin-like protein 1, which encodes MDPLTYFKLNFILNLALLPLVLTGVSGATFTFVNKCENTVWPGILANAGTPNLDSTGFELPTATSRSFQAPTGWSGRFWGRTGCNFADSELGYCATGDCGSGSVECNGAGAEPPATLAEFTLGSGSQDFYDVSLVDGYNLPILVEVSGGSGLCAATGCVVDLNQVCPAELKVGNGDACRSACEAFRSPEYCCSGAYGSPSTCKPTVYSQMFKMACPRSYSYAYDDPTSTFTCSGADYTITFCPSTPSQKSTPTATPVTTPVTTTPPILSGSDPMDSSSNGAGGDMSYGSASEGVPGMVTGPGTTTSAMVADGSWLAGLAMGDSLCLQPTLLTPFVFAIFSLIFFFSL